The proteins below come from a single Bactrocera dorsalis isolate Fly_Bdor chromosome 5, ASM2337382v1, whole genome shotgun sequence genomic window:
- the LOC105224759 gene encoding mitochondrial uncoupling protein Bmcp gives MQGVGTATTDFTQPQPHHLQQQQLQTQTRRKQQVPMNNVNDWRPFVYGGLASITAEFGTFPIDTTKTRLQIQGQKIDQTFSQLRYRGMTDAFIKISQEEGLRALYSGIWPAVLRQATYGTIKFGTYYTLKKYAHNYGLLVDHETGAERVWANILCAATAGAVSSAIANPTDVLKVRMQVHGKAAHQHGLLGSFLEIYRYEGVRGLWRGVGPTAQRAVVIASVELPVYDFCKMQLMTAFGDHVANHFVSSFIASLGSAIASTPIDVIRTRLMNQRHLTVVNGVAVANTQKLYKGSFDCAVQTVRNEGILALYKGFIPTWVRMGPWNIIFFITYEQLKKL, from the exons ATGCAAGGAGTAGGCACTGCGACGACGGATTTTACACAGCCGCAACCACATCAtctgcagcagcaacagctaCAAACACAAACACGACGGAAGCAGCAAGTGCCCATGAATAATGTAAATGATTGGAGGCCATTCGTTTACGGTGGACTAGCGTCAATAACAGCGGAATTTG GTACTTTTCCGATTGACACCACGAAAACACGCCTCCAAATTCAAGGTCAAAAAATtgatcaaacattttcgcagcTAAGATATCGTGGCATGACCGATgcctttataaaaatttcacaagAAGAGGGCCTTCGAGCCCTCTACTCTGG CATCTGGCCCGCGGTGCTGCGTCAAGCTACCTACGGCACCATCAAGTTCGGCACTTATTATACGCTCAAAAAATACGCGCATAACTACGGTTTACTTGTGGATCATGAAACCGGTGCCGAACGTGTGTGGGCGAATATTTTGTGTGCGGCCACGGCGGGTGCTGTCTCCTCGGCCATAGCCAATCCGACTGATGTGTTGAAAGTGCGTATGCAAGTGCATGGCAAAGCGGCGCATCAACATGGTTTGTTAGGTTCATTCCTGGAAATCTACCGTTATGAGGGTGTGCGCGGGCTATGGCGCGGCGTTGGGCCAACAGCGCAGCGTGCTGTCGTTATTGCCTCGGTGGAGTTGCCTGTTTATGATTTTTGTAAAATGCAATTGATGACTGCATTTGGCGATCATGTGGCGAATCATTTTGT CTCCAGCTTTATAGCCAGTTTGGGCAGCGCGATCGCTTCCACACCAATCGATGTGATAAGG ACGCGTCTCATGAATCAGAGGCATTTAACGGTTGTTAATGGTGTGGCGGTGGCGAATACGCAAAAGCTTTATAAAGGCAGTTTCGACTGCGCGGTGCAG ACTGTCCGCAACGAAGGCATATTAGCGCTCTACAAAGGCTTCATACCCACCTGGGTGCGCATGGGCCCTTGGAATATCATATTTTTCATAACCTACGAACAATTGAAGAAACTCTAA